The following are encoded in a window of Megalops cyprinoides isolate fMegCyp1 chromosome 16, fMegCyp1.pri, whole genome shotgun sequence genomic DNA:
- the rce1a gene encoding CAAX prenyl protease 2: protein MSEDGDSAFSHKINHNGDFVSPDGLCWVSVLSCLLLACSYVGSLYVWRSDLPRDHPAVIKRRFTSVLIVSALSPAFVWAWKEITGVRPGPSLLSLMGIRLEGIVPAATLPLLLTMVLFLGPLVHLAMDCPWGFLDGIKVGIDPSFWALCVSDMRILRNQVVAPLTEELVFRASMLPMLVPCTGPGAAIFTCPLFFGVAHFHHVIELLRFRQGSVSSIFLSAAFQFSYTAVFGAYTAFIFIRTGHLLGPVLCHSFCNYMGFPAVSTALDHPQRLSLLCFYLLGLLLFLLLLFPMTDPQLYSGLPPVCSLAPSPGSVCS, encoded by the exons ATGTCAGAAGATGGCGATTCCGCATTCTCgcacaaaataaatcacaatggCGATTTCGTGTCTCCCGACGGACTGTGCTGGGTGTCTGTTCTGTCCTGCTTGCTTCTTGCCTGCTCTTACGTCGGAAGTTTGTACGTGTGGCGCAGCGACCTGCCCAG GGATCACCCGGCTGTGATAAAGAGGCGTTTCACCAGTGTGCTCATCGTCTCGGCGCTGTCGCCGGCCTTCGTGTGGGCATGGAAGGAGATCACCGGCGTGAGG CCTGGGCCCTCCCTGCTGTCACTGATGGGAATACGGCTGGAGGGCATCGTGCCAGCTGCCACTCTGCCGCTGCTGCTCACCATG GTGCTGTTCCTGGGTCCCCTGGTCCACCTAGCCATGGACTGCCCCTGGGGTTTCCTAGATGGAATCAAAGTGGGAATTG ACCCGTCGttctgggctctgtgtgtgagtgacatgCGGATTCTGAGGAACCAGGTGGTGGCGCCGCTGACGGAGGAGCTGGTGTTCCGGGCCAGCATGCTGCCCATGCTGGTGCCCTGCACCGGTCCCGGAGCTGCCATCTTCACCTGCCCGCTCTTCTTCGGAGTGG CCCACTTCCACCATGTGATTGAGCTGCTGCGCTTCAGACAAGGCAGTGTGTCCAGCATCTTTCTGTCTGCAG CATTCCAGTTCTCCTACACTGCGGTTTTTGGAGCCTACACTGCCTTCATCTTCATCAGAACAG GTCACCTGCTGGGCCCGGTGCTGTGTCACTCCTTCTGTAACTACATGGGTTTCCCGGCAGTGAGCACGGCCCTGGATCACCCCCAGCGCCTGTCCCTGCTGTGCTTCTAcctgctggggctgctgctctttctgctgctgctcttcccCATGACCGACCCCCAGCTGTACAGCGGCCTCCCACCGGTCTGCAGCCTGGCACCCAGCCCCGGCTCTGTGTGCTCCTGA